The Podarcis muralis chromosome 16, rPodMur119.hap1.1, whole genome shotgun sequence genomic interval ATCTAGAATTttaagtagtagtaatagtaataataattttattatttatactccacccatctggctgggtttcctcagcaactctgggcagcttacagcacataaaaaaatgtaaaacatcagacattaaaaatttcccgatacagggctgtcCCCTTatacaacacatacacacaatggatTCAGGAAAATGATATTGTATATAACCTCTTCCTTTACTTTAGTgctgccttcctcttcttcctcatcacAGTCTAGCCCCTGATGGGAGATCTCAGTGGAACCATTCTCCTCAACCAGATTGCTCTCCAGCAACCCCATCCGTTTGCTATCTGTTGTTACTCTCACTTTCATAATGTGGAACCCAGTGGAGACTGACCCGACTTTGAGGTTCACTGGTTCACCATCAAAAAGCAGGCAATCAGAGATGTTGCCTTCCTTAAAGCCAGGGGGTTGGTAATCATTGGGTGTGACTGCAAAGGAAAGACATATGAAATCCTGTGCTGCACAGCCTGAAGCAAAAGGCAAATGCAGTCCCCAGAGCAAGAAGCTAGGCTAGGCAGCTGACGAaaattgaaaaaacaacaaccatggttAGTTCATTAGATATTGTACTCCATGTTATTTTGTGcatcttttgtttatttattatttatgtcaAAGAATTAAATACcgcttgattgttttaaaaaaaacacctgcaaagtggtttatgaaaagaataaaacaatgaagttatcaaaatgaattatTTGTTCAAACATTTATTTAGCATTTTAACACCACTTTTCAGTCAAAAGAAGTTCCCAGAATGGCTTACataagaatcagagaattgtcaACTTGGAATGAACTCAAAGGGTCACCTAGCGAGTCCAACTTCTTACTATGctggaatctcagttaaagcatcccatccaacctctgctttaaaaccttcaaggaaggagagcccactacCTCCTGAGGGAGGTgaacagctgttactgtcagaaagttattcctgatgtttagttggaatctcctttcttgtaacttgaacccattggttcaggtcctagcctccagagcaggagaaaacaagcttgcttcctcttccatgtgaaagcattttagatatttgaaaCCAGCCATTTGAACCCATTTGGTTTtgtcgcctacctcgtagcaaattgtcacaactttgtaaggttatgcggttaggcattggagtattaGGTTGAAGGTGAGGagaggtagtggccatcacctacccctcctaattcaagggtattccgttaaagaaaTCTGAGGGGCGTGGTCTCTGTCCAAAGCCCCAGATGGGGGGttagggccatggcacaacccctagcggtgaccccgggggagtacctagttgatgtgcatcagcagggcttcccCCAACTGTTAGTTAATGCTTCCAAGACTTCCTGCAGATGGGcagaagtcagatatagtcatttcatttccaatgcctaagccaataccaataccactcacattctgtaaccaataaagttgtggccttttttgccCATTAATCTAAAATACTggtttcatgtgtctttattccagcATCCTGGAAGGTATTGGGACCTTGCCACACAATCTCCTTTTTCCCCTCATTTGAACCTGTTGGTTCAGgccctagcctccagagcaggagaaaacaagcttgcttcctcttccatgtgacagcattttttatatttgaagatggctatcatatttcctctcagtctcctcttatccaggccaaacatagcaactccctcaactgttcctcataaggcttggcttccagaccttttatcatcttggtagtcctcctctgcacatgttccatcaTGTCAGTatttttcttaaattgtggttctCTAGAGGTgctctgaccaagacagaatagagcaggactattacttcccttaattAGGATACAGTACCTtactctgttgatgcagcctagaatagcattaggtttctttgctgctgcataaCACCGTTGACTCAGGTTTGTTGTCTACgaagacccctagatctttttcacatgtactactgtcaagccagggacgcgggtggtgctgtgggttaaaccacagagcctaggacttgctgatcagaaggtcggcggttcaaatccccgtgacggggtgagctcccattgctcggtccctgctcctgccaacctagcagttcgaaagcacgtcaaagtttaagtagataaataggtactgctccggcggaaaggtaaatggcgtttccgtgcgctgctctggttcgccagaagcggcttagtcatgctggccacatgacccggaagctgtatgccggctccctcagccaataaagcaagatgagtgcagcaaccccagagttggccacgactggagctaatggacaggggtccctttacctttactgtcaagccaggtgtctcccatcttatGTTTGTGCAGCTGTTTGTTCAACCTAAAACCTTACATTTGTcattattgaaattcattttattagttttggcccacttctccaatctgttaaggtcatcttgaatcctgattctgtcttctgaggcactggctacccctcccagtttgtttGGATGAGCATAACCAcaataccttcatccaagtcatttagaaAGATCTTAAACAAGAACAGAACCCTggggacagaaccctgtggtcCCCCACTTGACACATTTTTctaggatgacaaggaaccactTAGGTATGTAGCTGTTCTCACATGATCCCTCCATTCCTTCCTGCTGCCCACCTTGTTAACCAATTTGCCTCCAAGCTGCAAACTCTGACATAAATTTTGACAGCAGTTCCCCAATTTCCTTGTTTGTGTGCTAGTCCTGGGAATTAAATTAAGGGAAGCAAAGAAAGGTGGAATATGATCACCTACCATCATTGTAGTAGAACAGTTTCATGGTCAATGTAATGTCATTAGGCAGCGGTCCAAGATTCTGCATTAAGACATACAGTTTGCGGATCAGCAAGATGCTGGCTTGCTTAATTTCCTCACTGTTTCCTCCATTTGTAAAGTTCCCTTGAGTGTCACCACTGAAACAATAAAGAAGTCAAAGTCTGCTCCAAATCATATGGCTCAACATTAAGGCATAAAACAAACTTTAAAAGTAGATACACTCAACAGGTGCCAAGAAACAGTTTACGGAATCAAGGAGCTGAAGTTCAATATAATCCTACAAAACAAGCTACTGCACCAGAAAATAGATGTGCAGGATCAGATGAAAGGGACACTACTTTATATGCAATACCAGCGCAATGCATAGCTGTGTACTGACAACATGGGAAGCTGACATGTGCTATGTCAAACCACTGATCCCAttggcaggagtctttcccaaacCTTTGGgccttttgcatggaaagcatgtgctctgctactgaactTTGGTCCTTCCCCCAACCTGTGAGCCAACCCTAGGAGTTTGAACCCACAGGAGCATGAGTCAGTTGCAAGATGATGTGCCATTGACATTCATGGACAGTTCCGCTCTCATGAATAACTGCTCGTGTGAACACTAGTTGCATGAGCAGTGTGACATGAAAGCCTTTAACACACACAAGATTGCAAATCTGATTGCATCTGTTGGAAAAATTTTAACAATGCCATTGCTCTGGAATCGGAGCAATGATCTTACATGAGTTCACAGTACTGTAATCAGATAATTTCACGTGAAAAATTATTTGTGGGAGCGAGCAACCTATGAAACATTAGAACTGACTCTGAAGTGTTCTGTGTCATTATATCTTTCATAAATGTGTGGAAGACACATGGAAAGAGGGCCAAGGATAGGACAAGAGGTATGTGCCATCTGAAGACACTTCAGCTATCACAGATCTACTTACAACAAGACAACTTGAAACATGTACAGTGATATGCTGCTGCAGCCTCTTCTGATAAGATTGCAGATTGAGTTGCCAGACTTAGGATAACATTGTAGTTACACCAACGCAAGCCAGTGTGTACATGTTGGCTATAGCATCTAACCATTCTACAGGATTTGAACATCAATCTCACAGCGACAGTAGAAGCCAAAATAGCAAAATGATTTTCAGTCACAAAAGCAACCACTGCCACTTATGCCCCACTGGCAAATATAGAACACCCACTGACACATTTTACAGTAAGGATATAAAAGGGCTGCAGAAACTTTTCACCACTATAATCAAGATAAATAGGAAAGACAGATTTGCAGTGGGCTACTGCCTAGAATTACAAAATTTGTCATTAACACATGAATTGACAGTATGACTGTGGAAAGGGCACAGCTCCAAAATTAAAAATGGTTATGAATACTCATTTGTTCAGCATTTGTATCCATGAATCCTATCTAAGAAATAAGGAAGCAATTTCAGAAACCATCAGATTGCCACTGGAGAGTATGTGCTCATCCTTCTAAGAAAGATTTAATTATAGCAAACTGAACAGGTTTATTTCAGCACCTCTAAATCTGCAAACCAGATCTTGACATCTAGCTCCAGTTCACACAGCGAGAGGACTAGGTGCAAAGTGAGTGGTGAGATATTCAAGAGGATAATTGAAAGTGCCAAATCAcattaacattttttttcatcATGGAGGTACATCATGAGTACCTTGTGAAGTGGCTTATCAAAGAAAATCTGAATTCTAGGTTGTACAGGGTATTTTAACTAGATGGTATATGATGTTGTGGAACtgtttacaaactacagtttcacATGATTTGTGCCACctggtggcagtggtggggaaAACACCATCTGACAGGAAAGTGTGCAATTTGGAGTCCAATTACCGTAATACATCTCAGTTCATCTGTCAAATCAGAATATGGCCTGAGGCCACTCACTATTGTCTCTGTCTGATCCTGATCTTGCcctgaagcaagtcccactgtatttattatgatttattcCTTAGGAGGTGGACACATGATTGCACCCTTAGTACTGTAAAGAGAAATCTTATAGTTACGGTATCTAATTCACAGGCTTGTTGTAGGAGACATGCAATAATAGACTGCAAAGTAGTTTGCATGTGAAAAGGCACtacacagtaaataaataaataaaacaaaagtctGTCTGCATAAGAGCAGTTTTCTCAAATTAAACACTTCaaggcagggatagggaaccaaaggcagccctccaggcctctgtccatccctcaggactctcctcagACCATGCCCTTCACTGCCCCTCCTCTAGAGCTTTTGCCTGGTTCTGATGTGTCCTTGAACAATGTCTCTTGCTTACCTGGATAGAGGATGGAGAgaagtgtagaaacctctgactgcTGGATAGCCTTCTGTAAAAAAACATAGACCCTGCTCCTTTTAGGTTCTGGCACTGCCTAGGCCCTAgggctggcatgtggcccctggaaggtttcccaTGAAGGAGTGTTGCCCACAAGCTGAAaagggtttcccatccctgttttaaggcAGGCATCTCTCTCAAGGTATTTGTCCGAGAAATTAAATGATGAAGTGTTTACCTATCAAAGTCCATCTGAGGTCCATTCCTTGAATACTTGAACTTGAACCGGTAGAATTCTGTCATGTGCTGGAGATCGAAAAGCAAAGAGCAAGACCGATTGTAACTAGACTTCTGACCATCATGGGATGTTCTAGCCATATAATAATTCCCACATGAGATCTCAGAAAGTGTTTTCCATCTCCTTAGATTAAAGCACATGAGCTATCTGTTGACATTTTACTCCCTTCTTCAAGTTGATTGCTTTGTCCTTAGATATCATTACTGTGTTGTATTAAGGACAGTCCCACACTTGATGCCATTACACAGAAAACTTTATGTTTGTCctataaaatgttattttatcCATACACAGACCATTTATTACATTACTTTGGCTCTAATTAGCTGGAACATTTAGTGCTCCGTGTACAATGGTGCCAGCCAACTCATCTGTCATGCTAAGAAAAACTGTGTATGGAAAAAGTAAATAGCTGAAGGAGggcaaaaaatgaaaataaaaattgaaatggTTTGCTTgttctgaaatacagtggtacctcgggttgcagattcttcaggttacagatgcttcaggttacagactccactaacccagaaatagtacctcgggttaagaactttgcttcaggatgagaacagaaatcgtgctccggtggcgcggcggcagctggagtggccattagctaaagtggtacctcaggttaagaacagtttcaggttaagaatggacctccagaacgaattaagttcttaactagaggtaccagtGTAAGCATAAATGAGTTCACTAACTCAGAGTGGGAGATGCTGTGATTATACTCAAATGaaaagaaggtaaagggacccctgatcattagatccagtcgcggacgactctggggttgtggtgctcatctcgcttgactggctgagggagccggcgtacagcttctgggtcatgtggccagcatgactaagctgcttctggcaaaccagagcagcgcatggaaacaccgtttaccttcccgccggagcagtacctatttatctacttgcactgtgtgctttcgaactgctaggctggcaggagcagagaccgagcaatgggagctcaccccatcgcggcgattcaaaccgccgaccttccaatcggcaagccataggctctgtggtttaacccacagcgccacctgcgtccctactcaAATGTGTACTGATTAAGTTCACATCATGCCTTCTCATTAGGATGATCAAGACAGCTAACAAAATTGCACAAAGCAATTACAATGAACAAAAatgatacaaaaaaataaatcaaataaaaaatcatAGTAATTCAGGATAAAAACTGCAAGCTGGTTTTGACACCTCCCTCTTCTGCTGACTGTGGATGTTCTAAAGCCAACCATAATGGCAAAAGGAGGGCTTGTTGCCAGACACTTCCTTCAGCTGCTGACAGATCCAATAGGCAATTGGAAATTGAAGTAAGATTCATGGCTTCAGCTTAGTCCTGGTGATGATTGTAGATCTTAGAAATGATTGTCTAGGAGTGCCTttgctggttttcttttttaaaataaagctgtGTCCTCTGTTTAGCAAAGGAAAGAGCTTTAGCTTaccagctttgcatgcaaaaggtcccaggttcaatcctcagcatttcAAAGTAGGTCTGGGTATATCCCTGTCTGGAACtctagagagcagctgccagtcattgtagataaAGCTGAGCTGgctggaccagtggcctgactcagtataacacagcttcctatgttccaagcATGCATGTGTTGGTGGTGGAAGCTGAGATTCTGGCTAACTTGAACATAAAGCATAATTTCTGCCTACTTGATTTTTGACTTTCTCTTACCTCAGGTTCTTTAGGGTTGGTATAGATCTGTTTTAAGAAAGCATTGAATTTTCATAGTAAAAATGAAGCAAGTACTGTACAATTCTGTTTGATCACAGGTGGACTATAAATCTCAACGCAGGAATTTTTTTTACTCATCTTTCCTGGATCTGTAACTAGTCATGCAAACTGTGAAACTGTGAGATGTGTATATAAATATCTGTCTTGCAAAACTTTCCATAACCCCAGCTCTCATTCAGGGAATTAATAAAGCAGCAGCACCCACATAGATACCTATAGTCAGTTCACCAAACCACCCAATATTCAAGACTTCTAATTTTAATAGATTTAAATAAAGCCAACAGATTTTAATACACATTTCTCTGCAGAAATGTCAATCATATCTCAGTGTAGCAACTACAGAAACATGGGACCTCTCCTGACATAATTTTTAGTGCACATTCATGATTACTTGTTCTCTTGATGCTATTGGGGCAATCAcacactttcaatactgtttgtgcctgcaaaatgtTTGGGGCTGACACACTGCTTTACTTCCAATCAGTGCAAAATCCCATAACTTGCTATATTTTTTATACgtacaaatgttctggtttatttttgttctgcctTTTGTTGCACTGTCCCTCCAGACAGAAATAATATGGTAGCATTGGGGAAGTATCTCAGAATAAACTAAaccagaataaatccaccactaatgcactattattgtgttaaGAACATTATGCAAAatgcacctgcaataaaacactaGTCTGGAGAGGTCCTTTAGGGCAAATGAGACTGGTTTTACTTCGAGTGTAACAGCCACAATAGTCTACCACGCAAAGTGAAAAACTGCCCTCTCCTGGCCACTACTTAACAGGGACAGTCAAAACTAAATGAACAACAGACTGCAGGAAGAATAAGCTTTTATAACCAATCATTCCAGCTATTTGTAAAGTGTGGTGTGTGGAGCTTGCTGttcagggggtgggggactgTCAGCCCCCTAGACCTTTCTATCCAGCCCGCAAGTAATCTCCAGGCCACACTCTTCTCTGCATCTTCTTGGAGTGtttctgcatggctggaatgtgtctttgaactctgataatgctcccTGCTTGTCttggatggagagatgtgtggtgtgtgtgtataaagcTGACTTTTGCATGACCAGAATGTAACCTACAGTACAAAAGTAAGAGTCCTATTAATTTCTCTGCCCACATTGCCACTGATCCCCACCCACCACGCAGCCCCCAGGAGATTGTccatgaaggaatgtggcccttgggttgaTAGGGGCTTCTTATCCTTTGCAACATGGGGGAGAGTAGAGTAAAAACCAGGGTGGTGAAAAAGACCCTCTTCATCCCTCCAAACTCCAACAGCAAATCtattatgtttgtttatttatttatttatttatttatttatttatttatttagttgttaGCAACAAAATCTACAATAAACTCAGTATCTGTGATTAAACATTAGTCTGCTTTTGTTTACTGtgtcaataaaaaataaagaaatcctaCATTTAACAAACTTATTGTCTGTGATTTATCAGCTGTACCAGGGCTGCTGCCCCTCctgcatgaggcaaggtgaggtgaccgcctcaggtggcaggatccacaggagcagcagatccGGCCTCCATGGAACGCATCACCTGCTGCTGCGTTTGGAGGTCAGATCATCTGCTTCCCCAGTGCTGCCTCTGTAGAGGCTGTaaagcaggcatgggcaaactcggccctccagatgttttgggactacaactcccatcatccctgaccactggtcctgtgagctagggatgatgggagttgtagtcccaaaacttctggagggctgagtttgcctatgcctgctatagaggCTTTTGACCCATAGGAGGCCCTCCtgatctcctcccacccttgttcccagtgtagatcttcactcaacccttcttccctggctgaGGGTGGGGGACATactattttgtggttcgcctcaggtgccaaaatgtattgggctggcccggAGCTGTACAGTGAACTGTAGTTTAATGAAATAACTTAAAACTTCTCATAAAGAATTTTCAGCACTTTCACCAAACTACAATACCCAGAGGCTTGGGGTGGGTGGAGACTGGTGCAAACTGAACTGGTATTAAACCTTATAAAAAGATGTAGGTGTGTAAAGATGGCACTTGTAAACATATTCAAACAAGTTAGAGATTTCGGAGTGTACATCACAGTGGGAAGTAAAACTTGAGCAAAGTGTTCAGATACTGAGGTAAAATATATTGTTGAAATATCTTAATCTTTGCCCAAGGTAGGTGAGGCCAAGTTAGTATTTGTTCTTTCcaaacagaggaagaggaaatccTCTGTGAATTGATTTCATGTACTACTTACTGTTAAGACAGCCATATGtagctggaaaacaaacaaaaaaacaaatgaactaTCAAAAAtcagcatttcattttaaaatgtccccATCATTTCTTCCCTTCAACTGCTACTATTTCCAATAGCTCAGGGCTGAGGGGGCGGGGGAACCAGCTTTTTTTTTACTTGGATGTGTTGCGGTATCTTGGTGACTGAACAATGCAACTTTTCAAGTCTAAATTGTTTACGCAAAGAAATATCTCAGATGCCATTTTACACGTGATTTAACATTGCAAAAATTGTCTTTACTGTaaatagcagttgctgggaagGACTTATCAGAAATGAGACTACAGCATATGGGGTGGGTGTGTTAAACTTTCACTCCTGAGCTGTGGTCCTGATGCAAATCTCCATCCCAAAGGATGGGGAGAGAGACCCCTCACTGGTGCCAATACAGTCTTTTTCCCACTTAGAGTGGTAGATGAAACTGCAAGAAACATCACTGACATCTTGTGGCCAATTGGATTAATTACACATAAAAGGGTAGCTTTAGGTTTATATTCCTTTTCTTAGTTGCACCCACCTGTATAAATCTTATAAAATCAGTTTCTGTACCACATGCAAATTAAAAAGGCAGTCTTAACCCAGTGTTTGGTATATCTCAACTACTTTCATACGGTCAAATTAGATCTTCCGACTTCTTTTTACCTTTGAAGTGGTTGTGGGGGATTTTAGTTTTTATGAATGCAGATGCGGGGTAATGTGCTAAATCACACACACCTCTTTTCGgtgcccagaggaagagggaaatggGTAATTGTATTGTGCCTGATACCcaacccctaccccccccccccacacacacagagagagagagagagagagagagagagagagagagagagagagagagagattaatagCAGCTTCAGGGTCAGCATGGTGGGAAAGGACTAAAAATATGCTGCCTCTGTATGTACACCAAATAAGGAGGCAAATGAGGGTGAGTCAGGTCATGATTTCACATTCTCAACATAATTTCATCTACTTATGTGAAAAGGAAAATGTGTTGTAGTTATTTTTAGATTCTCTATTATAGTCAACAGGGATGAAACAGATTTTCAGATTTAACCtgaataataaatcaaatcagaATGACACAGAACAGATCCAAAAGAGATTGGGTTGCTTCTAAATGCTACAAATACCGATACAAATAGATCCTTGTAATTGCTGTGCGCCCCTCTTAAATATTTTCCCCGCACCTCTGCTCTGATTAAAACCAGAACTTATTGTGAATGCTTTAAGCTTAAAAAAAATGTCAGGAGATCCTGCAGAGTGTTTGGCTTGGCCATCGGTATATAGCAAAAGAACTAGCATTAtaacttaaaaaaataagcaaCCAAAGTAACAAGCACTAAGCAAAGAAAAGTACCTAGGACAGGTATCTTTTTCTTTAAATGATGCTTTGACAACTGTTTTTGCAAATGTGATTTTCCTGTCAGTGAATCTCCATCTTTAGAGAAAAACTTCATCTGTTCAATATCTGCATATCAAGCAGCACTTTTGGACTGGGATATGGTCATctaatttttttattatcataatatatatatattacgaGTCTGGTTCAAACTTACTTATTGAATTACTGACTATCAGGCACAACATGCAGCAGAATAATCTGCAAATTGATTTTATTCATGGACATCTCCATATTTACTCCAGTTGCAGACATGGCATAGGCAAACCTTACAGCTCTAGAGGAACAGTTTTCTTTGGTCAAGACAATTCATTCAAGGCAAGAGGTGAAGAGCAGACAATTTTGCAGTGAGGTTTCCCTGCCTTCTGTAACCTTGTGGTGAAATCTCATGATACTTAAAACACGGtttaatataaatgaaataaaaacttaCATAGTTCTTTTCCAGCGCATCAAAGCACCCTTGAATCCTGCTGGAGCAGATATATTAATGAATGAACATTCATCCAAATATATATAGTGATAACATTCTTAGTTGCCAAATGGAGTTTAGAGCTCATAGCAAACAAAATGAAGGAATGCTCTGGAATGTAAAACCTGTGCCCAGTTAATCAATAGTAAGGATTATATAAATCTCTGGTTTTTGTACCATCCTTGGTTGGGGATGTATGGAGAGAGTTTGTGCAGAGCCAGGCATCTGCTACAATCAATATCCACTATGGTATCTTCTTGATCATTTAGGATTTCTGTTTCTTACCACTTGACTATCTGGAGTGAACCCTGGCAGCTTTTATCTTCTCGAAGAATTTTTAGGCACATGTCTGGAGGAAGAAAAACAATGCAGTTAACTGGTGTTTGCCAAGTTGATTTCCAGCTACCAAATATTGGCTGCTTCCGGACAAGTGGCTTCAAGTTCAACCTAACTGCTCTTCCGTTGGAACTCGGAAGTATTGTGCTTTTTCTATGTGTACATCTCACTATACGTATTtgcaaagagagacagagacaaagac includes:
- the HORMAD2 gene encoding HORMA domain-containing protein 2 isoform X1, whose amino-acid sequence is MATAQLLHIGQKPKTLKETSLFPNRVATEQQSMVLVKRLLAVSISCITYLRGLFPESSYGTCYLDDMCLKILREDKSCQGSLQIVKCRIQGCFDALEKNYLHMAVLTIYTNPKEPEHMTEFYRFKFKYSRNGPQMDFDSGDTQGNFTNGGNSEEIKQASILLIRKLYVLMQNLGPLPNDITLTMKLFYYNDVTPNDYQPPGFKEGNISDCLLFDGEPVNLKVGSVSTGFHIMKVRVTTDSKRMGLLESNLVEENGSTEISHQGLDCDEEEEEGSTKVKEENLQVDGMDKNRMHEGNADSEGKNSVFFNQKGAETSRKTGVKGAEKASHQKLRLDSAFSQEEASGPVKKRKVSMPVNSILAAQHL
- the HORMAD2 gene encoding HORMA domain-containing protein 2 isoform X3, with product MATAQLLHIGQKPKTLKETSLFPNRVATEQQSMVLVKRLLAVSISCITYLRGLFPESSYGTCYLDDMCLKILREDKSCQGSLQIVKCRIQGCFDALEKNYLHMAVLTIYTNPKEPEHMTEFYRFKFKYSRNGPQMDFDSGDTQGNFTNGGNSEEIKQASILLIRKLYVLMQNLGPLPNDITLTMKLFYYNDVTPNDYQPPGFKEGNISDCLLFDGEPVNLKVGSVSTGFHIMKVRVTTDSKRMGLLESNLVEENGSTEISHQGLDCDEEEEEGSTKNLQVDGMDKNRMHEGNADSEGKNSVFFNQKGAETSRKTGVKGAEKASHQKLRLDSAFSQEEASGPVKKRKVSMPVNSILAAQHL
- the HORMAD2 gene encoding HORMA domain-containing protein 2 isoform X2, translating into MATAQLLHIGQKPKTLKETSLFPNRVATEQQSMVLVKRLLAVSISCITYLRGLFPESSYGTCYLDDMCLKILREDKSCQGSLQIVKWIQGCFDALEKNYLHMAVLTIYTNPKEPEHMTEFYRFKFKYSRNGPQMDFDSGDTQGNFTNGGNSEEIKQASILLIRKLYVLMQNLGPLPNDITLTMKLFYYNDVTPNDYQPPGFKEGNISDCLLFDGEPVNLKVGSVSTGFHIMKVRVTTDSKRMGLLESNLVEENGSTEISHQGLDCDEEEEEGSTKVKEENLQVDGMDKNRMHEGNADSEGKNSVFFNQKGAETSRKTGVKGAEKASHQKLRLDSAFSQEEASGPVKKRKVSMPVNSILAAQHL
- the HORMAD2 gene encoding HORMA domain-containing protein 2 isoform X4; protein product: MATAQLLHIGQKPKTLKETSLFPNRVATEQQSMVLVKRLLAVSISCITYLRGLFPESSYGTCYLDDMCLKILREDKSCQGSLQIVKCRIQGCFDALEKNYLHMAVLTHMTEFYRFKFKYSRNGPQMDFDSGDTQGNFTNGGNSEEIKQASILLIRKLYVLMQNLGPLPNDITLTMKLFYYNDVTPNDYQPPGFKEGNISDCLLFDGEPVNLKVGSVSTGFHIMKVRVTTDSKRMGLLESNLVEENGSTEISHQGLDCDEEEEEGSTKVKEENLQVDGMDKNRMHEGNADSEGKNSVFFNQKGAETSRKTGVKGAEKASHQKLRLDSAFSQEEASGPVKKRKVSMPVNSILAAQHL
- the HORMAD2 gene encoding HORMA domain-containing protein 2 isoform X5, translating into MATAQLLHIGQKPKTLKETSLFPNRVATEQQSMVLVKRLLAVSISCITYLRGLFPESSYGTCYLDDMCLKILREDKSCQGSLQIVKWIQGCFDALEKNYLHMAVLTHMTEFYRFKFKYSRNGPQMDFDSGDTQGNFTNGGNSEEIKQASILLIRKLYVLMQNLGPLPNDITLTMKLFYYNDVTPNDYQPPGFKEGNISDCLLFDGEPVNLKVGSVSTGFHIMKVRVTTDSKRMGLLESNLVEENGSTEISHQGLDCDEEEEEGSTKVKEENLQVDGMDKNRMHEGNADSEGKNSVFFNQKGAETSRKTGVKGAEKASHQKLRLDSAFSQEEASGPVKKRKVSMPVNSILAAQHL
- the HORMAD2 gene encoding HORMA domain-containing protein 2 isoform X9; amino-acid sequence: MATAQLLHIGQKPKTLKETSLFPNRVATEQQSMVLVKRLLAVSISCITYLRGLFPESSYGTCYLDDMCLKILREDKSCQGSLQIVKCRIQGCFDALEKNYLHMAVLTIYTNPKEPEHMTEFYRFKFKYSRNGPQMDFDSGDTQGNFTNGGNSEEIKQASILLIRKLYVLMQNLGPLPNDITLTMKLFYYNDVTPNDYQPPGFKEGNISDCLLFDGEPVNLKVGTFKLMAWTKTGCMKGMQIQKAKTVFFLIKREQKHLERLV
- the HORMAD2 gene encoding HORMA domain-containing protein 2 isoform X7 encodes the protein MCLKILREDKSCQGSLQIVKCRIQGCFDALEKNYLHMAVLTIYTNPKEPEHMTEFYRFKFKYSRNGPQMDFDSGDTQGNFTNGGNSEEIKQASILLIRKLYVLMQNLGPLPNDITLTMKLFYYNDVTPNDYQPPGFKEGNISDCLLFDGEPVNLKVGSVSTGFHIMKVRVTTDSKRMGLLESNLVEENGSTEISHQGLDCDEEEEEGSTKVKEENLQVDGMDKNRMHEGNADSEGKNSVFFNQKGAETSRKTGVKGAEKASHQKLRLDSAFSQEEASGPVKKRKVSMPVNSILAAQHL
- the HORMAD2 gene encoding HORMA domain-containing protein 2 isoform X8, which codes for MCLKILREDKSCQGSLQIVKWIQGCFDALEKNYLHMAVLTIYTNPKEPEHMTEFYRFKFKYSRNGPQMDFDSGDTQGNFTNGGNSEEIKQASILLIRKLYVLMQNLGPLPNDITLTMKLFYYNDVTPNDYQPPGFKEGNISDCLLFDGEPVNLKVGSVSTGFHIMKVRVTTDSKRMGLLESNLVEENGSTEISHQGLDCDEEEEEGSTKVKEENLQVDGMDKNRMHEGNADSEGKNSVFFNQKGAETSRKTGVKGAEKASHQKLRLDSAFSQEEASGPVKKRKVSMPVNSILAAQHL
- the HORMAD2 gene encoding HORMA domain-containing protein 2 isoform X6 yields the protein MVLVKRLLAVSISCITYLRGLFPESSYGTCYLDDMCLKILREDKSCQGSLQIVKCRIQGCFDALEKNYLHMAVLTIYTNPKEPEHMTEFYRFKFKYSRNGPQMDFDSGDTQGNFTNGGNSEEIKQASILLIRKLYVLMQNLGPLPNDITLTMKLFYYNDVTPNDYQPPGFKEGNISDCLLFDGEPVNLKVGSVSTGFHIMKVRVTTDSKRMGLLESNLVEENGSTEISHQGLDCDEEEEEGSTKVKEENLQVDGMDKNRMHEGNADSEGKNSVFFNQKGAETSRKTGVKGAEKASHQKLRLDSAFSQEEASGPVKKRKVSMPVNSILAAQHL